The genomic stretch caaacaataaaaagaaataaaatactaataCAATATGAatgaaccttaaaaatattatggtAAGGAAAAGCATCCAGTCACAAACGTCATGTATTATGTGATCcaattttatatgaaatgtcaAAATAGCCAATCTGTAAGAGACAGAAAGCAAGTAGTAGTTGCCTGGGGCCAGGTGACAACCTGTTTAATTGGCTGtacagcaatttttaaaaatatatactgtcAATAAAGAGctcaaagaaatacagaaaattttacCTGTTTTCCAACACTATTGATGTCAAATTGTAGGGGGACCCCTTTAGGAACTTTCTTTACATCAGACTGCTCTCGTTTTGTTAAGAATGAGGGTACGGAGGTCCGAGTTAATCGTGGTTTCTGAGTTCTatcagaaaaaaagttaaaattagttCAACAACAGAAAAACATTTGATAGTTAAAATGACGTACATATGTTCAAGTGTATTAGGGCTCTTCTATTGTGTTCTCAAAAAAAGTATCTAGCTCTCAACCACCTCAGAGGCTAAAATTTTTAACTGTTCATAGACTATCTCTTTACGTACAACTACAAATAATTAACAATTTTGAATGATTGCTGATTTCTAAGTCTTGGTCTTTAAAATAAAGTAACGTGTAAAGACCTATCCTTTACATTCTTTACATTTCAATTATTAaggtagctggaattatacaTAGAAACTCTATAAAACTAGAAAGTTTATTATTATACAATAAATACAATGAAATGGTTAAGATCATCTAGATAAGAGAATACACTATGATGCCTTTAAAGGTAGGTCTATAAATGGGTCTGAAAAGGCAAGGCACCCAAAATATACCAGGAAGAAGGAACAAGTATGTGCAGTACCATCCCATTTGCTACCATGTATGCATTCAAAACTGTACAATTATTTGTAATgcttgaaaagattttttaaaaatagagatataAAAGAGCTAgatatggtgacacatgcctgtaatcttagcacttgagaagctgaggtaTTACAATtttaagttccaggccagcctgggctgtatctGTCTGTCTAGCTACCTGAAATCATTAAAAAGGAGTTTTTTAGGGATGTAGAACCAGAAATCTGGGAGCTTTTACTTTACCCTATATTATTTCCAATTTGTTATCACAAGTGTTACTTTAATCCTTGATTCTCACTTTATCTTATCTCAGACATCACACTCTGAGCACAAGTCCAATACTTATCCATTATCTAATTTACTAAGCGTTCACAACTTTCACAAAACGAAAGAAAAGACTTACACTGGGCACTGCACTGCTCCAGGATTGTCAATGGATACTGTCAGAATTCCTCCATTTGTGGTAGAAGTACGCCATctagtttcaaaaaacaaaaatttcattaaaatggaaGTTTATAAATCTAGTAATAGATCCCACACAAAGATAGTCTATCGACTGATCGATCTgtctatccacccacccatctattTTGGTGCTggagaacccagggccttatatgcttgctaagcaagcattctactacggAGCTACAACTCCAGCtccaaaatatgcatttttagaAGTGGCTActtctttttcagattttaagaAGCAAAGACAACTGGATCTATCATATATTTTAATCAGTGTGTTGGATGTAAGAACTGGGCACTTGAATTTATTACTTTTCAATATAATAAATATGaacacatttaaaacaaaatcaaatacagaaGGACTTCTAATGAAACCTGGAGGCAGCACATCTAAACTTTCCTGCTTTTACTGCTTGCTGGTTACTTCTAGTTCACTAAATAAGATGCTTACGTAGGAAAATCTTGCAACTTAAATCTCTTATTTCTTCCtgtaagtgtatttttaaattattttttggtggtactggagcttgaactcaggtcctcacacttgctaggcaggtgctcttactgcttgagctaatctgccagctcttttttgtgatgagtttttttttccgagatagggtcttgtgaactatttgcctggagctggctttgagcGGTGATTCTccagatttctgccttctgagtagctaggattataggtgcaatCCACTGGGGCCTGGCCCTGTAGTGTCTCTTGATCCCCTCTTCACTTTGTGGGTAGTCCCTTCTCATCTTTCTTTCTACCCCATCTTTCCTCCCACTTTGTATCTTCTACTTTTCATCAGCTCTACTTCTATCGTTATTAGTAGTATTATTTTGAATTGGAGGGATCTTTtatatagcccatgctggccttgaacttgcaattctcctgtctcaacttcccaagtgctgggattgagTGCCAGCATTTCCAACTGTCAGCTCTTTTATGTTTACATTAGACAAAATCTGATACTTATATATATTCTATTTCCAAGTTAACTATTTTGTGTTTTGTCTACAGGTTGATTTTCAAAGTTCAAAAATAAATACCATCCATTATCACTATTATGATAGTGATAGTTTACTACAGAAAGAAATAGGCTATGATTAatatttcctttagttattttttggataggatctcacgGTTTTTGTCTGTGGCCAGTCTTCCTTCCTATGGGTCTCCCatatagctggtattacagatacaTGCCACACCTGACTTACTGGTTTAGatgggatttcactaacttttttcccaggctggcctcaaataatggttctcccaatctctgcctcccaagtagctgggattagaagtatgcaccaccatgcctagccctaTTACTACTTCCCTTATGGTTTTCAATGTCATGGCccctgaacaaaataaaaaatgctgtCAGTATCAGGTTAAATTAGTTTCTTTTCCTACACCCTGCTCAAAATCGTACTGCACAGTACTCAGCATCACATGTAGACCATGACTGCATTTCATGTTGTATTTTCTAAAAAGCAGCTATAATTTTAGATAGTTTAATCTCAAAACCTGATCATATTGATGGAATTAAGAGTGTTCAACccatagtactgccaaagaaGTATAATTAAACAgacaaaaacagattttttttttaaaaagacttttttttttggtgaaactgggatttgaactcagggcttcatgtttgcaaagcaggtactctactactcgAGCCAACACCTCCagtcattaaaaacatttttacagaGTTACATGGGAAAATATTCTATTATTTAGTTTTACAAATTTCCTAAAAGCTCTACTGAATTTtcgtttatttatttgtataaaagCAGATACAGCCTCCCAAAAATAGGAGGGAAGAAAAAATCTTTCATTAAAATGGAATAAATaggcaataataaataatagtaatttgCTTAGTGCTAAAACTGTTAGAACACTGACATATGAAAACTCAAAAAAGGTTTTTGATgtgactggggatgtggctcagtagtaAAGTGCTTGTCCAGTattgtgtgaggtcctgggtttaatttcCAGCACttaacacatgcacatacatgcataaattgagaaaagaaacaacaaaaataatttcatttggaGTCGTCTTAATCTCTTTTCACACTATAGCACATAATAATTTGAGTAGCTAGTATTCTATGAGTTTTGAAATGACATCTTGAAAACAAATTGAAACTTACTGACGAGTTCTCTTTGCTACTACATCATCTAGCAGTTGCTCTGTGTTCAACTGGGCCTGAacctaaaaaagagagagagagagaaaaaaaaaaagcagtagatCCCATAGAAAGCAGAAGATTCAAATCTAAGCAGCTACCATACACTCTAACTTTATAACCAGTGTGGTATGTGCAGAATGCAAGAGAGGGGGGTCTGTTCTATTCTGGCAATACCACTCTGTTGAGGTTCCTATATAGAAACAAGTAGCAAACCAAGTTATATATTAAATAACATGTCAAGTTCTTATAAGCTGCTAATGAGagtaagaaaagacaaggaataaaaaaaaatgtaacagaaaaaaGTAATCTAATGTCATGTTTTCCATAGCCCAAACCTATTCTCCTCAACCATGGACTATACCTATGATTGAGTATCACTAAATGGGTCCATTTTGGGTAAAAAGAAAACACCACTAAGGCTACTTAATACCTTCAGGCCTCTTCTGAAAAGAAAAGTTGCCTGACGAGTGTCTTTCTGATGGCTTAATTTATTTCCACTCCTGGTAAAATTAGCTGGAATGTTATTTCTGCAACGAAAACACATATATCATGAGTAATCTCAATACTTTGCTTTTAAACAtcttgagaaaaaataaaaatatttaaactcaGGCTGAAAACCTGATAAACATTTACTATGGAATACTCTGAATTGTTTCCTTATTTACATGAAGCAATTGAATTCGATTTACAACTATCTCCTTCTGCAGCATATCACCTGGTtaattttgaagtaatttatCTTCCAAATAATCTGCTTTCTAATATTCCAAATATAAGATGTCTTCTGAAGACATTtacaaaatcacattttaaatgcTATTTCCTATTCCTAAATTTGGTGCAAACCTAAATTTAGAGATTTACAGAATTAGTGCAAAGAATATCAAACAGGCACATTTATAATCAAATTGAAaaccaaatataaaaagaaagacttGAAGAACCACCTCTCCTCCtccagctttcttctttcctcacacaGAAACCTTTATATATTAATACAAtccacagggctggggatgtagcttagtgatagagtatttgcctagcataaGCAAGGGCCTGGTTTTGATCctcagcaaaacacacacacacaacactatatgtacaaatacatacacatacatgtatacacatgtatacatatatacaaacacatacacacacatccataCACACCACTGAGAAACTTatccttttctactttattctttcaTATACAGAATGGACACTTATATTTAACTTCCAccacttttcattttctgtaagaAGTTGCAAAATTTCCTGTTTATCTACAATATAAGCAAGTGCATAATAGGTTACCTAATCTTACTTCCAATCTTATAGAGGTTCAAATGCAAAATTTCCCAAGTGAACCCAATGAACATCTAAGTCTCATGTAAATGAGAGGTTCTTATTTGTGAAGTTCTCCTCTCACAGAAGATACTACCAAAGATAATGACTAAGTAAAACTGCAATTCTAGCCATTTTATTCATAAAAAGACCTCATTCCAGGTTTTGTTTATATCtaatatataaatgaacaaatgtgggCTAGTATAGTGGCCCAAGCGGTAgaatgccagcctagcaagcacccttgagttcaacccacagtaccaccaccaaaaaaaagaagaaatggtactagggtttgaactcagagcctcatactcgctgggcaggcactctaactgagccacaccccccagcaagaaatgaataaatggtaCTTCAAACTGAAATATGGTAACTTCACAGCTTGTCAGCTTCCTTTCTGAGTACTTTATCTTTACAGAAAACAGAATACTAAAACAGGTCATAatttttaggtttgttttttatGCCTTTCAATTTAGTATAAAAATTTCAGCTTAAAAAACATTTAtatgcaatttctttctttctcacttgCTTTTTCCACAAATAATTCATTGTAATTCAGTGTTTTAATAAAAGTCATCAAAACTGTTCAGTTTTCAGAATTCTCAATTTTGAATAATTCTGACCAAAGTATTAGAATTTTTACCTAAGTAATCAGTTTTACAATTTGTCAAGAGAGGTAAAAAAGCAGAGTGATGCCTTTTTAAACACTTTATATTAGTGTAATTCATCGGTAATACTGTATCTAAGAAATAAGGAAGCTACTACTGAACACTCCTTTGTTGCACTTTAGATAGACATCTcaaatatcttttctctttttttgtggtgctgggaatcaaacccaaggcaCATGCATGCTAAACACTCTTACCAACTATCTGTCTTGAAAATGATCAGATAACTAGAAGAATCACTGTAAATACACTCTTCTGAACACTTAGTGAAAGAAGTATTTATTTATACAGGTTAATACAATACTGTCTTATATTAAGTACTTAAAAAAGTACTTACTTTCTGTTTAACTGATTAGGTCTCTTGAGAACTGCAACTGGTTTCCTTTGCACTTCATTTTGTCTCAGAAGGCTTGCCTTCCTTTTTAACACTGGAAAATACCGTTCTATATTCTTTCAGAAGGTAAGAAACTATGTTAATCGAATTGCTTTTTTATGATATACCCTATCACAATAAACATTTCTGATGTAGAATAATAACAACTGACAACTGCTCAGATGTATAGATAAGGAAGAGAAACtaaaatgactgaaaaatttCCTAAGTGACCAAAAAGATGAAAACCACATTATACTTAAAATATCTGATGTACTCTGGGAAATGTACCTCTGGAGCtcaagaaaagaatcaaagagcCAGAGATGTAAATTATGGAACAATTTACATAAACACAATTCTGATACTAAGccctatggtttggataagtgttctCTACCCcagtccatgtgttaaaggtttagtTCCCGGGGTGGGAGGTCATGGAAGCTTTAGTCTAGTAAGTCACtggaggtgggggatggggacTTGAAGGGACTGAGCAACCCTGccccttctctttgctttctgatcATGAGATGAGCTGTTGCTCCACTATGTGCTCTGACATGATGTGCTCCCTCACCAGAGGTCTGAAGCTATCTACACTGCCCCTTCTTGACTCTCCCATCTTGAACTGGAACCTGCAAGACTgtgggctaaaaaaaaaaaccccaagttaTTATAATAAACCTAAGTTAATtatgtcaggcattttgttatcATAAcggaaagttgactaacacattTAGGGATAAGAGGGTCAAGTTCCAAAACTAATGTGTGAAAAAGAAACAAGGGCAGTTTCAACAGCAAAGGAGTtggaatagaaaaggaaaattcattaTGATAAAAATCACAAACTCAGATATGGCCACTTTTTCTTCCTCCACATTTATAAGTTAAATCTATCATTAAAGCCTAATTTAGGTTCCCATGTTTTCCAT from Castor canadensis chromosome 5, mCasCan1.hap1v2, whole genome shotgun sequence encodes the following:
- the Fyttd1 gene encoding UAP56-interacting factor isoform X2; amino-acid sequence: MRVRWGIQQNSGFGKTSLNRRGRVMPGKRHPYGVITGLAARKATGIRKGISPMNRPPLSDRNIERYFPVLKRKASLLRQNEVQRKPVAVLKRPNQLNRKNNIPANFTRSGNKLSHQKDTRQATFLFRRGLKVQAQLNTEQLLDDVVAKRTRQWRTSTTNGGILTVSIDNPGAVQCPVTQKPRLTRTSVPSFLTKREQSDVKKVPKGVPLQFDINSVGKQTGMTLNERFGILKEQRATLTFNKGGSRFVTVG